Proteins encoded in a region of the Polynucleobacter antarcticus genome:
- a CDS encoding methyltransferase domain-containing protein, protein MGSLIDLPKVKSVDQCLKGLINGKLDAQGTSSLDIGCGSIPRNPFNAELAYGIDIRDNSSGKIKCADLSVEPIPFEDNAFDYITAFDILEHIPRVIYAPNRRFPFVELMNEIWRTLKPNGYFLSHTPVYPYSAIHSDPTHVNVIAHDTFTSYFDDVQRGAKIYGFTGSFRVVSQHIKTPHLISILQKIA, encoded by the coding sequence ATGGGCTCCCTGATAGATTTGCCTAAGGTTAAATCTGTTGATCAATGCTTAAAGGGGCTAATTAACGGAAAGTTAGATGCCCAGGGAACTAGTTCACTTGATATAGGTTGCGGCTCAATCCCGCGAAACCCATTCAATGCTGAACTTGCTTACGGCATTGATATACGCGATAACTCTTCGGGGAAGATTAAATGTGCGGATTTATCCGTTGAGCCTATCCCCTTTGAAGACAACGCATTTGACTACATCACTGCATTCGATATCTTAGAGCACATCCCAAGAGTCATCTATGCGCCTAATCGTCGGTTTCCTTTTGTAGAGCTAATGAACGAGATTTGGCGGACCCTAAAGCCGAATGGCTATTTTCTTTCGCACACACCGGTTTATCCCTATTCTGCGATTCATAGCGATCCAACCCATGTCAATGTAATAGCACATGACACCTTCACATCATATTTTGATGATGTTCAACGAGGGGCTAAAATATATGGCTTCACGGGCTCCTTTAGAGTAGTGAGTCAACATATTAAGACCCCCCATTTGATAAGCATTCTACAAAAAATAGCCTGA